From Streptomyces sp. SAI-135:
TGTATCCGCCGCCCACATAAATCCCCACATGGTGGATGGCGCGCGAGTTGTTGAGGTCCGTGGAGAAGAACACCAGGTCCCCCGGCAGCAGTTCGGTTCTGGCCGGATGCGGGCCCGCGTTGTACTGGTCGTTGGCCACACGCGGCAGCGTGATGCCCACACTCGCGTACGCGGCCTGCGTCAGCCCCGAGCAGTCGAAGCGCCCGCCCTGCTCGGCGGTTCCGGTCCCGCCCCACAGATAGGGCGTCCCGAGCTTCTTCTGCGCGTAATAGATGGCGCCGGCGGCCTGCTTGGAGGGATCGACGCGGGACGTGGGCGCCGCGAAGCTCTCCTCCAGGGTCGTGATGGTCTTCACGTAGTTCTGGGTTTCCTTGTACGGCGGCACGCCCCCGTACTTGATGACCGCGTAGGCGCCCGCGTTGTAGGAGGCGAGCATGTTCTCGGTGAGGTTGCCCGGCACGTCCTTCACATAGGACGCGAGGGAGCAGTCGTAGGAAGCCGCCGAGGGAATCGCGTCGTTGGGGTCCCAGACGTCCTTGTCGCCGTCGCCGTCCCCGTCGACCCCGTGCGTGGCCCAGGTCCCCGGGATGAACTGCGCTATCCCCTGCGCCGCGGCCGCGCTCTGCGCCTTCGGGTTGAACCCGCTCTCCTGGTAGAGCTGGGCGGCGAGCAGGGCCGGGTTGATGGCGGGGCAGAGGTTGCCCCACTTCTGCACGAGGGGCTGGTACGCGGCCGGGACGGCCCCCTTGGCCAGGGCCCTGGTGGCTCCGCCCACGCCGTTGGCGAGGTTGCCGGCGACGACGTAGACCCCCACGACGAGCAGCATCACGAAGCTGAGCCCCGCCCCGAGAACGGCGCCCGCAACCAGCCACGCCTTACGCACCGTCAACCGCCCCTCGCCCACTGGGAGTCCGCCCGCGCCAGTCTAAGAGCTTCCCTGGAGGAAACCGGGGTACTCGGCGGGGTCGGCGCAAAGATCAGCGCACGGCGTCACGGTAGAGCGCGGCGGCCTCCGCCCCGAGCACCACGCTGTACGACACGTCGGCCGTCGCCCCGCCCTGCTCGTGCCCGCCCAGCACCCCCACCACCTGGCCGTCCCCGTTCACCCAGGGACTGCCGCTGGTACCCCCCGTGAAGTCGGGGCACGCTATCCGCTGCTGTGTGCGGCTGTGCCTGGTCGGCTTGTTGGTGCAGCTGATCGGCACGGCACGGGTGGAGGGGTAGCCGGTGACGGTGACGGCGGTGGCCCCGGTGGCGGTGCCGGTCACGAACGGGTTCCCGCCGACGACGCCCTGCACCTCCCCCTCCACCGTGGCGAAGGCGACGTCGCTGTCCTCGTCCTGGCCCTCGGCCCACCCCTGGGGCAGGAACCGCTCCCTCACCTTCCACTTCCCGTACGGCGCCCTGCCGCCCCGGTACCCGGGCACGAACACGAGGCCGTCGTCGCCGTTGTCGAGACAGTGCGCGGCGGTGACGAGGAGGTCCCGGTGCGGGCTGCGGACGACGGAGGCGGTGCAGTGGTGCTGCCCGCCGTCGAAGAGGGCTCCCACGCGGGCGCCGGTCGAGGTCACCGCGGCGACGGTCGTCACCCCGAAGGGCCCCGCCCCGTCGTCGGCGACCGCCTCGGAGGCCGAGGTGACGGTGAGCAGGACGGCAGCGGCGTGGAGAGCGAGACGTGGCGTGCGCTTCACGGAAGGAAGCATTCCGCACGAAGGTGAGAATCACGTCAAGCGCCGTCCCCGAACCCGGTCCCGGGCGGCCCGCCGACGACGGGAGCCGCCCGCGCGTACGCCCAGCGGCGACGCCCCTGCGCCTGCCAGCCCCGACGATCCGCAGCCCGCCCCCGGAGCCGCCCGCCGCAAGCCGCCGAGCCGCAAGAACGACGTCCGTGCGCGCGTAGGCCCAGCCACCGCCCCGCGACGGACGAGCCCCGACCACGGGAGCCGCCCGCCCGTACGACACGACGGCAGCACCCCGGCCGTACCGACCGACGGGCCGAGCCGCAACAAAGACGCCCGTGCGCGCGTACGCCCCAGCCACCGCCCCGCGACTGACGGGCCCGACCGTGTGGATCCCGGTCCCCGGGGCAGCCGAGCCTGGACGACGGGAGCCGCCCACGCGTACGACACCACGGCAGCACCCCGGCCGTACCGACCGACGGGCCGAGCCGCAACAAAGACGCCCGTGCGCGCGTACGCCCCAGCCACCGCCCCGCGACTGACGGACCCGACCGTGTGGATCCCGGTCCCCGGGGCAGCCGAGCCTGGACGACGGGAGCCCGGGAGGCTGGTGTGTTCGACGGTTTCGAACTGACGCGGTGCGAGGGTGACGACGGCGTCCGGCTACGGGTGCGGCACGGCGGCAGCGGCCCCGCGGTGCTGCTCCTGCACGGTCACCCCCGTACGCACGCCACCTGGCACCGCGTCGCCCCGCTGCTGGTGGCGGCGGGCCACACCGTCGTCTGCCCCGATCTGCGCGGGTACGGCCGCTCCGACAAGCCCGCCACCGACCCCGAACACCGTCCGTACTCCAAGCGCGCCATGGCCGGCGACTGCCTCACGGTGATGCGCCGGCTCGGGCACGAACGGTTCGCGGTGGTCGGTCACGACCGGGGCGCGTACGTGGCGACCCGCCTCGCCCTCGACCACCCCGAGGCCGTGTCCGCCGTCAGCGTGCTGGACGCGATCCCCATCGGGGAGGCCCTGCGCCGCTGCGACGCCGGTTTCGCCGCGAACTGGTGGCACTGGTTCTTCCTCGGCCAGACGGCCAAGCCCGCCGAACGCGTCATCAACGCCGACCCGGACGCCTGGTACACGGCCACGGCCGAACAGATGGGCGCCGAGGCCTACGAGGACTGGCGGCACGCCATCCACGACCCGGCCACCGTGCACGCGATGTGCGAGGACTACCGGGCCGGCCTCGGCGTCGACCGCGAGCACGACGACGCCGACCAGCGGGCCGGGCGGCGCATCGACCGCCCGCTCCAGATCCTGTGGGCCACGCGGGACGACATGGCCGACCTCTACGGCGACGTCCTGGCCGTCTGGCGGGACTGGGCAGGCGCCCACCTGGAGGGCGGCCCGCTCGACTCCGGGCATCACATGGCCGAGGAGGCACCGGAGGCACTCGCGGACGCACTGACCGGCTTCTGGAAGAACGCCGGAGCCACAGGGCCGTAAGAACCCACCCGAAGCAGCCCGAGCCCCGCCACGACCACCCTCGCCCGGGCCTCCTTCGCCGTCACCGGCAAGTTCTCCACCGAGACGGCCATGGCCGCCGTGCCGGGACTGGTCCACCACCTGCTCCACGGCCTCAAGCCCCGCTGACCCGCGGCGGGCCCGGCACCCGCGTCACCGTCACGCGCCCGGAGTTGTGTGCGACGCGTGCAGACGGTCAAGCCGTGGCCATCCCCCGCCCATCCGTCGGCCATCGATCAGCAATCCCCCAACGCCCTTCAGTAAGGCGGGAGTCAGGATTCCGCCGCCCGTCTTGTTGTCACGTACTCAACAAGGCGATGGTCGTCGCGGGTCGCCGCCCCCACCGGGAACCTCACCGGTGGTCCCCCACCGCAGGCCTCTGCACCCACTCCCTGGAGGCTTTACGTTGCGTACGTCCATGCCCAACGCCCCCCACGCACCCGGCAGATGGCGCCGATACGGCTCCGTCGTCGCGGCCACCGGCGCACTGCTGCTCGCCGGCCTCGGCACCGCGGCGCACGCCGGCGCGGCCACCGCGACCACCCCCCACAAGGTGAGCAGCAAGGCCATCGCGGCCGCTGTCGCCAAGGCGCACGTGACGTACGAGAGCGCGTGCGGCGCCACTCCGAAGAAGGGCTACGCCGCCTGCAACGCCCTGCGCGTCACCGGCGGCACCACCGCCTTCCAGGAGGAGCAGGCCGCGAGGAAGGGCACCAGCCCCGCGACCGTCTCCCCGAAGGCGTCCGCCGCCACCCCGACCGGCTACGGCCCGAGCGACCTCCGGTCCGCCTACGGCCTGACCTCCGCGGCCGCCTCCAACGGCTCCGGCGAGACCATCGCCATCGTCGACGCCTACGACGACCCCAACGCCGCTGCGGACCTGGCCACCTACCGCAGCTACTACGGCCTGCCGGCCTGCACCACCGCCAACGGCTGCTTCAAGAAGGTCTCCCAGACGGGCTCCACGACCTCCCTGCCCACCGCCAACAGCGGTTGGGCCGGTGAGATCTCCCTCGACCTCGACATGGTCTCCGCCATCGCCCCGAACGCCAAGATCCTGCTGGTCGAGGCGAGTTCGGCGAGCATGACCAACCTGGGCAAGGCGGTGAACGAGGCCGTCGCCCTGGGCGCCAAGTTCGTCTCCAACTCCTACGGCGGCTCCGAGTCCTCCTCGGACACGTCGTACGACTCCTCGTACTTCAACCACCCCGGCGTCGCCATCACCGTCTCGGCCGGCGACTCGGGATACGGCGCCGAGTACCCGGCCGCCTCCAAGTACGTGACGTCGGTCGGCGGCACCGCCCTCTCCCCGTCCTCCACCTCCCGCGGCTGGACCGAGAGCGTCTGGAAGACCAGCTCCACCGAGGGCACCGGCTCCGGCTGCTCCTCCTACGACACCAAGCCGACCTGGCAGACCGACACCGGCTGCACCAAGCGCATGATCGCCGACGTCTCCGCCGTCGCCGACCCCGCCACCGGCGTCTCCGTCTACGACTCCTACGGCTCCGACGGCACGGGCTGGAACACCTACGGCGGCACCAGCGCCTCGGCCCCCATCATCGCCTCCGTGTACGCCCTCGCGGGCACCCCGGGCAGCAGCGACTACCCGGCCGCCTACCCCTACGCACACACCTCCGCCCTCAACGACGTGACCTCGGGCAACAACGGCAGCTGCTCGACCAGCTACTTCTGCACCGCCAGGACCGGCTACGACGGCCCGACCGGCTGGGGCACCCCGGAAGGAGTAACCGCCTTCACCAGCTGACTCTCCGTCAACGAGCGGGCCGCGGACTCCCCTACCGCGGCCCGTTCGTCGTACCGGTGGCCCGCCGGGTTAGCCTTCACCCGCAGAACATCGGTGCCAGAAGCGCCGCAGGTCGTAAGAGGGGTCAACGACGGAACCACACGCCAGGTTCCGCTCAGGCCTCATTGCCCGGGGTGACCTGCCGTGATACACAGAGTGACCAGACAGTCATTCGTACGAAACACGCCAACCAATGACGCCAAGTCGACATACGACGGCAGAATTGTCGGCGACAATGAGGCCTGACCTCTGCGCCCACGCAGGGGAGACGGAACTACCCACCAGGGGCGGTGACTTACATGCTCTTTGCGGCCGACAAGGGAGACATCAACACCATCATCGGCGGGATCGCTCCGGACTGGGGCCCCTTCGGGGCACTGGGGACCGAGGCGAAGACGATGATCCAGGTCGTCATGGCGGTCGCCATCCTGCTCTGCCTCGGCATCGCCATCTGGGGCGCGGCCAAGCAGCGCATCGGCGCCACCGCCCTGCGCGACACCTTCAGCGCGGAACAGGGCAAGGGCCTCATCATCGCGGGCCTGACCGGCGTCTTCATCATCGGATCGCTGGGCACACTCTTCACCATCGTGTACGGCATGGCCGTATAGCCGCCGCGTCCGGTCGACGCACCTCCGGTCCGGCCGGGCGCGCCCCGGTACCCCCTCTACCCCACCTGTCCGCAGTGCCCACCGGCTGAGGTTGCGTTCCCCCGATGTCTCCGATGTCTCCGATCTCCCCGATGACTCCGATGACTCTGATGCCGAGTCACCACACCGCGCCCGCGCGGGAACCAGCACGGCTACCGTCGTACTCCTACGCGTTTGCCCGCACTTTCCCGCACCACGTCGAGGGGGCGTAAGCGGCATGAGTCTCGGAGACGACCAGGAGGGCTCCAACGGTTACGGCGGCACCGGCCAGACCCGCACACACCTGCCGGGCGGCACCACCGACGTGTACGGCGGCGCCCGCCGTTCCGGCCGCTCGTCCTCCCGAAGCCTGGTCACCGTCGTCGGCGTCGTCGTCCTCCTGATCGCCGCGATCGCCTTCGCGAACCGCGGAGGAGACGATTCCGCGTCATCGTCGGCGGAGGGGGCAGGGGGCCGGCCGAACGTCACGGCGACGGACCCCAGCGGCACCAAGCCGGTGCGGTCCACTCCGGGCGTCATCCCGGCGGGGTACGCGCACGACGCGCAGGGAGCACAGAGCGCGGCCGCGAACTACGCCGTGGCCCTGGGCGCGGCCGGCATGTTCGACAAGACCCAGCGCGACGCGACGCTCCAGGCGATCGTCGCCCCCTCGCGCGTGGCCGAGTTCCAGTCGAAACTGGACAAGGCCTACACCCCGGCCCTCAACAAGACCGTCGGCCTGAACGACGACGGCTCCACGCCCGCCGGGTACACGTTCGTCTCCCGTACGAATCCCATCGGCACCAAGGTCACCGAGTCCTCGCAGAACAACGTGACCGTCGAGGTCTGGTGCAGCGGCCTGCTCGGCATGGCGGGCGAGAACTCCACGAACCCCGTCACCAACAGCTGGTTCACCACCACGATGCAGCTCGTGTGGACCAACGGCGACTGGAAGATCGTGACCCAGTCCCAGAAGGACGGCCCCGCGCCCGTCCCCGCCGACGAAAAGGCCTCCAGCGCTGACGAAATGGCAACGGCCGTCCAGGAGTACGGAGGCTTCACTTATGCCCGGTAGCCAGCGCCTCGCAGTCAAGGTCGCCGCCGCGGTCGCCACCGCGCAGACCGCCGCCGTACTGCTCGCCACCCGCGCCGCGGCAGCACCCACGCCCACGCCGACCCCCACCGGGTCCGCCGACAACTGCAGCCTTCTGTCGGGCCAGGCCAAGCAGGTCTGCGAAGGCGACTCCTCGGGTGGCTCCTCCGGAGGATCCCCCTCCCTGGACCCCACCTCCACCCTCGACCCCATGTCCTCCCTCGCCAACAGCTGCGCCAAGGCCGCCGCCTGGACCATCGACAAGCTCAGCGAGGCCGTGAAGGAGACCGCGAACGTCGACTTCACCAACCAGAAGTTCCTCCAGCAGTACGCGGTCGTCTTCGCCGCGTCGACCATCCTCACCCTTCTCCTGTGGCTGCTGGCCGTGGCCAAGCGCGCGGTGCGAGGCGTCCCCCTCACCACCGCCATCAGCGAAGCGATCGGCTTCCTCTGGCTGACCGTCCTCGCGTCCGCCTTCACCCCCCTGATCCTCTACACGGTCGTATCCGCCACGGACGGCGTCTCCGAGGTCCTCGCCAAGGCCACCGGCGACCAGACCGACACGTTCTTCGGCACCTTCTCCGGCGCCCTGGAGAAGGGCAACGACATCGGCGGCGGCCCGATCATGCTGATCGTCGTCTCCCTCGTGAGCATCCTCGCCGCCGGCGTCCTGTGGCTGGAGCTCGTCATCCGCGCCGCCCTGCTCTACGTCGGCGCCCTCCTCGGCACCGTCGTCTACGCCGGCCTCGTCGACAAGAACCTCTGGGGCCACGTCCGCCGCTGGGCCGGCATCATGATCGCCGTCATCCTGGTCAAACCGGTGATCGTCATCGTCCTCGGCCTCGCCGGCGCGCTCTCCTCCGACGACGGCCCCGACGCCTTCTCCGCCGTCGTCTCCGGCCTCGCCATCATCCTGCTCGCCATCTTCGCCAGCGCGATGATCTACCGCTTCGTCCCCGGCTTCGGCGACGAGATCGCCGGCTCCCGCAACAACCGCATCATGCAGAACGCCGAGGGGAAGGCGGCGGCCGTCATCAGCTCGCCCGCGACCCTCGTCGCCCAGGGCATCAAGACCCACAGCTCCCGGGCCGACAACAACGGTCAGGCTTCCGGAGGCTCGGGCGCCCGCCCGAGCAACCCGGCGTCCGGCGGAGTCGCCGCCCACAGCTCGCGCACCCCGAACGGAGGCGGCGGATCTGTCCCCTCCGCCGCTCCCGCTCCCCGCGCGGGCAACTCGGTGAACACCCCGCACGCCGGCAACCGCAACGCAAGCAGCAACAGCACAGGAGGTGACGGGCGTTGACGACCGAGTCCCACGTGTCGCATACGGTCACGCCCCGCCGTACATATCTGATCGGCCGCGCCCGGCCGAACGCGATCGTCGGCCGCAACCGTGAGACCGGCGAGATCGCGCTCATCATCGTGGGCGCGTTCCTCGGCATGATGTGCGGGCTCCTCGTCCCGGTCCTGTCCCTGCGCATCGTCCTGCTCATGGGCTTCCCGCTGCTCGCGCTGGCCGCGGTCTACGTGCCGTACAAGCGCCGCACGTTCTACAAGTGGTTCGAGATCAACCGCAGTTACAAGCGCACCCTGCGCCAGGGCACCACCTACCGCTCCTCGGTGATGGAGGCCGGCACCCACGTCGACGGCCGCGAGGTCGAGGTCGGTCCGCCGCCCGGCATCGGCCGGATCAACTGGCTCGCCGCCCCGTTCGGGCCCGACGAGATCGCCGTACTGCTCCACGCGGACCGCCGTACCGTCACCGCCGCCATCGAGATCGAGGGCCCCGGCGTCGGTCTGCGCGACTCCGAGGACCAGGAAGCCCTCGTCGACCGCTTCGGCACCCTGCTCAAGCACGTGGCCAACGGCGACGGCTTCGTCACCCGCCTCCAGATGCTCGCCCGCACCCTGCCCGCCGACCCCGACGCCCACGCCAAGGACGTCGCGATGCGCGGGGACGACAAGGCGCTGCCCTGGCTCCAGACGTCGTACGACCAACTCCAGTCGATGGTGTCCACCAGCAGCGAGCAGCACCGCGCCTATCTCGTCGCCTGCATGCACTACAACCGTGAACTGGCCGCGGAGGCCCACGCGATGGCGCGGGCCGCCCGCCCGCAGAACGGCCGCAGGCTGGACAAGGACGCGGGCCTCGCGGTCGTCATGGCGCGCGAGCTGACCGACATCTGCTCGCGCCTCCAGGAGGCCGACATCCGGGTGCGCCAGCCCCTCGGCCAGGGCCGGCTGGCCTCGCTGATCCACTCCATGTACGACCCGGACCACCCCATCGACCACATCCAGGCGATGACCAAGCGCAACGCCTGGCCGGCCGAACTCGACGCCATGGAACCGACATTCCTCCAGGCGAAGACCCGGGAGTCCTCCACCCGCGCGCCCTGGTGCCACGCCACGGCCTGGGTGAAGGAGTGGCCGATGACCCCCGTCGGCGTCAACTTCCTGGCGCCGCTGCTCGTCCACACCCCGGACGTCATCCGCACGGTCGCCGTCACGATGGACCTCGAACCCACCGAGATCGCCATCGAGCGCATGCTGACCGAGAAGACCAACGACGAGGCGGAGGCGTCCCGCGCGGCCAAGATGAACCGCACGATCGACCCCCGTGACGTGGCCGCCCACTCCCGCCTCGACCAGCGCGGCGAGGACCTCGCGAGCGGCGCGGCCGGGGTCAACCTGGTCGGCTACATCACCGTCTCCTCCCGGTCCCCCGAGGCGCTGGCCCGCGACAAGCGGACCATCCGGGCCTCGGCCGGAAAGTCGTACCTGAAACTGGAGTGGTGCGACCGCGAGCACCATCGCGCCTTCGTGAACACGCTTCCGTTCGCCACCGGCATTCGAAGGTAGGGGCAAAAGCATGCGGGATCCGCTGTCCGTCCTCTCCGACGCCTTCACGTCCTTCCTCTTCGGAAAGGTCGAGACGACCCGCCTGCCGGTCCGCACCTCCACCGGCCAGGCACAGGCGGTCTACCTCCCGACCGCGGCTCCGGGTCTCGGCGACTCGGGCGTGATCATCGGCCGGGAGGTGTACTCCGGCAAGGGCTACATCTACGACCCCTTCCAGCTCTACGGCCAGCAGCTCCCGGCCCCGCACTGGCTGGTCCTGGGCGAGTCCGGGAACGGCAAGTCGGCGCTGGAGAAGACGTACGTCCTGCGGCAGTTGCGTTTCCGCGACCGCCAAGTGGTCGTCCTCGACGCGCAGGGCGAGGACGGCGTCGGCGAATGGAACCTCATCGCGCAGGAGTTGGGGATAACTCCCATCCGCCTGGACCCCATGGCCGCCCTGGACATGGGGATCCGCCTCAACCCGCTCGACCCGGCGATCACCACGACCGGCCAGCTCGCCCTGCTGCGGACGATCATCGAGGTGGCGATGGGCCACGGCCTCGACGAGCGCTCCGGTTTCGCCCTCAAGGTCGCGCACGCCTACGTCAACGAGACGATCGTCGAACGCCAGCCGATCCTCACGGACATCGTGGAGCAGCTACGGCATCCCGAGCCGGAGTCGGCCGAGGCGATGAACGTCGACACAGAGGACGTCCGCGCGTGGGGCCTCGACGTCGCCCTGGTCCTGGACCGCCTGGTCGACGGTGACCTGCGGGGCATGTTCGACGGCCCGACCACGGTCGGCATCGATCTCGACGCGCCACTGATCGTCTTCGATTTGTCCCACATCGACCGCAACTCCATCGCCATGCCCATCCTCATGGCGATCGTCGGAGTTTGGCTGGAACACACCTGGATCCGCCCCGACCGGAAGAAGCGCATCTTCCTGGTCGAGGAGGCCTGGCACATCATCAACAGCCCCTTCGTGGCCCAGCTCTTCCAGCGCCTGCTGAAGTTCGGCCGACGGCTCGGCCTGTCCTTCGTGGCGGTGGTCCACCACCTGTCCGACGTGGTGGACGGAGCGGCCGCGAAGGAGGCCGCGGCGATCCTGAAGATGGCCTCGACCCGAACGATCTACGCCCAGAAGGCCGACGAGGCACGGGCGACGGGCCGCGTCCTGGGCCTCCCTCGCTGGGCCGTGGAGATCATCCCGTCCCTCACCCCCGGCATCGCCGTCTGGGACGTCAACGGCAATGTCCAGGTGGTCAAACACCTGGTCACCGAGACCGAACGCCCGCTGGTCTTCACCGACCGCGCGATGACCGAGTCCTCCGCCGACCTCACCGACGACGCCCTGCGCGCCGCGGAGCTGGAGGCGGAGGAGCGGGCGGCGGCCTTCGTGGAGCAGCACATGGGCGACTCCGAGTCGACGGTGGCGTAGGAGGTGGGCAGTGGTGAGACCGGACGACCGCCGCCAGGGCGGTCAGGGGGGCCAGGGAGGCGTCCCGGACGGGCTGTTGGTCGGCATACTCGCCTTCCTCCTCGGCATGACCGTGCTGGTCTGGACGTCGACGGGCCTCGCGGGCCTGTTCGCCCACGGCGACTGGCCCCGGGGCGTCACCTTCACCCGCACCCCCCTGGCCATGCGCCACCTGATCGGCCACCCCCAGGACGTCGCCGGCGCCTGGCCCGACACCCCCGCCGGCCTGCTCCCCGGCTACGGCCTGGTCTGGGGCCTGTTCATCGGCCAGCTGATGATCCTGACCGTCCTCACGATCTTCGTGATGGGCACACTGGCCCGCTGGCGAACGGTCCGCGCGAGGACGAGAGCGGAGAATCTGGCGGCCCGGGAACGACAGTCCCACGAGGTGCCGGCCCAGAGACCGGCACCGGAACGGGAGCCTGCTCAAACCGTTCCCACGCCACAGACACTCGCAGCAACGCAGCCACTGCCCCCGCAGCCGCCGACGGCGAGCAGTCCCCACCAGGGCCACCCGCAGGCGACGACGAATGATGCACGGGTGGGCGGTTGGGAAACACAACGCGCCGAAGGCGCGATCCTCTACGCCCCCAGGGAAACCCGCCGCTCCACCGCCACCCAGACCATCAGGGACGCAGAGGGCCCCGCCCTCGTCGTCACCTCGAACCCCACCATCTGGCAGGACACCAAGGACGCCCGGGCCAAACTCGGCCCGGTCCACGTCTACGACCCCATCCACCTCTGCGACACCCCGGCCCGCCTCCACTGGTCCCCCACCACCGGCTGCGAGACCCAGGAGACGGCCAAGGCGAGAGCGCGGGCCCTCCTCGCCCCCGTCCGCCCCACCGCCAAGATCGACCAGGCCGTGGCCGACACGGCCGAAACGCTCCTGCGCAGCTATCTCCACGCGGCCGCCATAGAGGCCCGCACCATCCGCCACGTCCACCGCTGGTGCCAGGGCACACAGGTCCAGGACGCCGTGAAGACCCTCCGCACCCATCCGAAGGCGGCTCCCGGCTCCGCGGGCGAACTCGAAGCGGCCCTCACCGCGCACCCCGAACGACGTGACATCGCACAGGAGTTGACCAGCCGCGCCCTCGCCGCCCTCTTCACGGTCAACATCCGCGAGGCATGCACTCCCAACCGAAATGATGCCCTCGCCTTGGATTCCTTCGTCGACGAAGGGGGCACGCTTTATGTGGTAGGTGAATCCATCGAGGACCCCAGGACCCGTCCCGGCGCGATGCCCCTCCTGACGGCCCTCGCCTCAAGCGTGGTCGAGCGTGGCCGGCGCATGGCCGAACGGTCATCCTCCGGTCGCCTCGACCCACCACTCACGCTCGTCCTGGACGACATCGCAGCCGTGGCTCCCCTTCCCCAGCTCCCGGAGCTGCTGGCCGCCGGAGCGGACACGGGCCTGCCGACCCTGGCCCTGCTCCGGTCCCGCGAACAGGCCCGCACCCGCTGGCCGGACGCGGACCTCCCGGCGTAGAGCTCAGAAGTCGTACGCGATCCAGTCCACGACCGGCACATACCCGAGCCGCCGGTACAGGGCGTTGCTCGTGGGGTTGGCCGCGTCCGTGAACAGCACGACGTGCTCGGCGCCCGCCACCAGCGCGGCCCGGCTCACCTCGGCCGTCACGGCACCCGCGTACCCCTGACCGCGCAGAGGGGTCGGCGTGTAGACGGGGTCCACCTGGACCAGCCCGGCGACCATCGGGTTCGCGCCCGCCATGGAGACGGGCGTGCCGTCCGGGGTCTCCCAGAACGTGTAGTGCTTGTCGGCGAAGCGGGTGCGGGCCCAGCTGTCGGCGTCGATGCCGACGGCTTCCCCCACGTCCGCGGCGAACCCGCGGCACATCGCCATGAGTTGCCCATGGTCCCGCTCCCCCACGGGCCGCCCCCGCCCCGCCGGAAGCGGCTCGGGCGGGGTGAGCGTGCCCAGGCGGTTCAGACGCAGCCGGACCCGGACCGCCGGCTTCGCGCCCGTGTGCCGTCGCCAGGAGTCGGCGAAGGCGGCCGCGGTGCCGTCGTCCGCGCTGAACGACGGAACGGAGTGTCCGAGCGCGAGCAGCCGGGCGGCGAGACCGTCGGCCTGCTCGGGGGTGAGCGGGGTGGAGCTCAGTCCGCGTCCGGGCGAGAGCCGGTAGAAGACGGCGTGCACCTCACCCGCCCGCTCCAGCACACCGAAGACGGCGTGCTCGGCGCCGTACACGG
This genomic window contains:
- a CDS encoding GNAT family N-acetyltransferase, which encodes MRPDDWHLTQDVDDFLARAGEFLRSRPVAHIMPLTWTARLRARGAAVYGAEHAVFGVLERAGEVHAVFYRLSPGRGLSSTPLTPEQADGLAARLLALGHSVPSFSADDGTAAAFADSWRRHTGAKPAVRVRLRLNRLGTLTPPEPLPAGRGRPVGERDHGQLMAMCRGFAADVGEAVGIDADSWARTRFADKHYTFWETPDGTPVSMAGANPMVAGLVQVDPVYTPTPLRGQGYAGAVTAEVSRAALVAGAEHVVLFTDAANPTSNALYRRLGYVPVVDWIAYDF
- a CDS encoding type IV secretory system conjugative DNA transfer family protein; this translates as MRPDDRRQGGQGGQGGVPDGLLVGILAFLLGMTVLVWTSTGLAGLFAHGDWPRGVTFTRTPLAMRHLIGHPQDVAGAWPDTPAGLLPGYGLVWGLFIGQLMILTVLTIFVMGTLARWRTVRARTRAENLAARERQSHEVPAQRPAPEREPAQTVPTPQTLAATQPLPPQPPTASSPHQGHPQATTNDARVGGWETQRAEGAILYAPRETRRSTATQTIRDAEGPALVVTSNPTIWQDTKDARAKLGPVHVYDPIHLCDTPARLHWSPTTGCETQETAKARARALLAPVRPTAKIDQAVADTAETLLRSYLHAAAIEARTIRHVHRWCQGTQVQDAVKTLRTHPKAAPGSAGELEAALTAHPERRDIAQELTSRALAALFTVNIREACTPNRNDALALDSFVDEGGTLYVVGESIEDPRTRPGAMPLLTALASSVVERGRRMAERSSSGRLDPPLTLVLDDIAAVAPLPQLPELLAAGADTGLPTLALLRSREQARTRWPDADLPA